A single window of Nocardia sp. NBC_01327 DNA harbors:
- the ligA gene encoding NAD-dependent DNA ligase LigA, protein MTPASGDERTPASGDERVEWQQLAELVRDHQFRYYVRDAAIITDGEFDELFQRLVALEEAHPDLRTPDSPTQVVGGGFTTEFAPVDHLERMYSLDNVFNEEEMRVWISRVETETGADTHFVCEVKIDGVALNLVYEDGKLVRGATRGDGRTGENVTLNARTIDDIPHELIGTDEFPVPKLLEVRGEAYMTLADFEALNASIVAEGKAPYANPRNTAAGSLRQKDPAVTARRRLHMICHGFGRTEGFSAASQYEAYRALAAWGLPVSAHTVRVQGVQAVLDRVAYWGEHRHDIEHEIDGQVVKVDDFALQRRLGATSRAPRWAIAYKYPPEEATTKLLDIQVNVGRTGRVTPFAVMAPVSIAGSTVAMATLHNASEVKRKGVLIGDTVTIRKAGDVIPEVLGPVVDARTGAEREFVMPTHCPECGTELAPAKEGDADIRCPNQQYCPAQLRERVFHVAGRGAFDIEALGYEAAIHLLKSGAISDEGELFALDEDTLLTTTLFTNKDGTLSANGKRLLQNLDAAKDRPLWRVLVGLSIRHVGPTAARALATAFGSMDRIREASDEELAAVDGVGPTIAAALQEWFTVPWHIDIVDRWAAAGVRMEDERDESIERNLEGLSIVVTGSLQRFTRDGAKEAILIRGGKAAGSVSKKTAFVVIGESPGSKAEKAEELGVPILDEDAFERLLEGGPDAVS, encoded by the coding sequence ATCACCCCGGCGAGTGGGGACGAGCGCACCCCTGCGAGCGGGGACGAACGGGTCGAGTGGCAGCAGCTGGCCGAGCTCGTGCGCGATCACCAGTTCCGGTACTACGTGCGGGACGCGGCGATCATCACCGATGGCGAGTTCGATGAGCTGTTCCAGCGGCTGGTCGCGCTGGAGGAGGCGCATCCGGACCTACGCACGCCCGATTCACCGACCCAGGTCGTCGGTGGTGGCTTCACCACCGAATTCGCGCCGGTCGATCACCTCGAGCGGATGTACTCGCTCGACAATGTGTTCAACGAGGAGGAGATGCGGGTCTGGATCAGCCGCGTCGAAACCGAGACGGGGGCGGATACGCACTTCGTGTGCGAGGTCAAGATCGACGGTGTCGCGCTCAATCTCGTCTACGAGGACGGGAAACTGGTGCGCGGCGCCACCCGCGGCGACGGCCGCACAGGCGAGAACGTCACCCTCAATGCCCGCACCATCGACGATATCCCGCACGAGCTGATCGGCACCGACGAGTTCCCGGTGCCGAAGCTGCTCGAGGTGCGCGGTGAGGCGTATATGACGCTGGCCGATTTCGAGGCGCTCAATGCCTCGATCGTCGCGGAAGGTAAAGCGCCGTACGCGAATCCGCGCAATACCGCGGCCGGATCGCTGCGGCAGAAGGATCCCGCGGTCACCGCGCGGCGGCGGCTGCACATGATCTGCCACGGCTTCGGCCGGACCGAAGGCTTCAGCGCCGCATCGCAATACGAGGCCTACCGCGCGCTGGCCGCCTGGGGGCTGCCGGTCTCCGCGCACACCGTGCGGGTGCAGGGCGTGCAGGCGGTGCTCGATCGTGTCGCCTACTGGGGCGAGCACCGCCACGATATCGAGCACGAGATCGACGGCCAGGTGGTCAAGGTCGACGATTTCGCCCTGCAGCGCCGGCTGGGCGCCACCTCACGGGCCCCGCGCTGGGCCATCGCCTACAAATATCCGCCCGAGGAAGCCACCACCAAGCTGCTCGATATCCAGGTGAATGTCGGTCGCACCGGCCGGGTTACGCCGTTCGCTGTCATGGCGCCGGTCAGTATCGCGGGCTCCACCGTCGCCATGGCCACCCTGCACAATGCGTCCGAGGTGAAGCGCAAGGGCGTGCTCATCGGTGACACCGTCACCATCCGCAAGGCCGGTGACGTCATTCCCGAGGTGCTCGGTCCCGTGGTGGACGCCCGCACCGGCGCGGAACGCGAGTTCGTCATGCCGACGCACTGCCCGGAGTGCGGCACCGAACTGGCGCCGGCCAAGGAGGGCGACGCCGATATTCGCTGCCCCAATCAGCAGTACTGCCCGGCGCAGTTGCGGGAGCGGGTCTTTCACGTCGCGGGGCGCGGCGCGTTCGATATCGAAGCGCTCGGCTACGAGGCGGCCATCCATCTGCTCAAGTCCGGCGCCATCAGCGATGAGGGCGAACTGTTCGCCCTCGACGAGGACACGCTGCTCACCACCACACTTTTCACGAACAAGGACGGCACCCTCTCCGCCAATGGTAAACGCCTGCTGCAGAATCTGGACGCCGCCAAGGATCGCCCGCTCTGGCGGGTGCTGGTGGGATTGTCCATCCGGCACGTAGGCCCCACGGCCGCACGGGCTTTGGCGACTGCGTTCGGCAGCATGGACCGGATAAGGGAAGCCTCCGATGAGGAACTGGCCGCCGTCGACGGCGTCGGCCCAACCATTGCCGCCGCACTGCAGGAATGGTTCACCGTGCCCTGGCATATCGATATCGTCGATCGGTGGGCCGCGGCCGGAGTACGCATGGAGGACGAGCGGGACGAATCCATCGAGCGCAATCTCGAGGGTCTCTCGATCGTGGTAACCGGCTCGCTGCAAAGGTTTACCCGGGACGGCGCCAAGGAGGCCATCCTCATCCGGGGCGGCAAGGCCGCCGGATCGGTCTCCAAGAAGACGGCCTTCGTGGTCATCGGCGAGTCTCCCGGTTCCAAGGCGGAGAAGGCCGAGGAACTCGGTGTCCCGATCCTGGACGAGGACGCCTTCGAGCGGCTGCTGGAGGGCGGGCCGGACGCCGTCTCCTGA
- the gatC gene encoding Asp-tRNA(Asn)/Glu-tRNA(Gln) amidotransferase subunit GatC yields MPAISRDEVAHLARLSRLALTDDELDLYAGQLDSILTYVAQISEVAAADVPATASPNPATNVTRPDVEQPCLTPEQALSGAPAAEDQRFLVPQILGEGA; encoded by the coding sequence GTGCCCGCCATCTCCAGGGACGAGGTCGCACATCTCGCCCGGTTGTCCCGGCTCGCTTTGACCGATGACGAACTCGATCTGTACGCCGGTCAGTTGGATTCCATCCTGACCTACGTCGCGCAGATTTCCGAGGTCGCCGCGGCCGATGTCCCCGCCACCGCCTCCCCGAACCCCGCGACCAATGTGACGCGCCCGGATGTGGAGCAGCCGTGCCTCACGCCTGAGCAGGCGCTCTCCGGTGCGCCCGCGGCCGAGGACCAGCGGTTCCTGGTGCCACAGATTCTGGGAGAGGGTGCATGA
- a CDS encoding amino acid-binding protein, which translates to MSYLLRVQLPDRPGSLGSLALALGSVGADILSLDVVDRGDGFAIDDIVVEVPTGALPDTLITAAESVHDVQVDSLRPYSGMLDTHRELELIDQVANARDDRLQVLVDGVPRVLRVGWSTVIDMGPQGAYRVVGSQSAPSTQASSAPWMPLEKPAILDGEGDWVPELWKDMDTKLAAAPLGNTGKVLMLGRPGGPDFRPSEVARLGYLAGIVATVLG; encoded by the coding sequence GTGTCATACCTGCTTCGCGTGCAACTTCCGGATCGTCCAGGCAGTCTCGGTTCGCTCGCTCTCGCGCTCGGTTCCGTAGGCGCCGATATCCTCTCGCTGGATGTCGTCGACCGCGGTGACGGTTTTGCGATCGACGACATAGTGGTCGAGGTTCCGACGGGCGCACTTCCGGACACCCTCATTACCGCAGCGGAATCGGTACACGACGTACAGGTCGATTCGCTGCGCCCGTACTCGGGCATGCTCGACACCCATCGCGAACTCGAGCTCATCGACCAGGTCGCCAATGCACGCGACGACCGGCTGCAGGTGCTGGTCGACGGCGTACCGCGGGTGCTGCGGGTCGGCTGGAGCACGGTCATAGATATGGGCCCGCAGGGCGCCTACCGCGTGGTGGGCAGCCAGAGCGCCCCGTCCACACAGGCGTCCTCGGCGCCGTGGATGCCGCTCGAGAAGCCGGCCATCCTCGACGGCGAAGGCGATTGGGTGCCGGAGCTGTGGAAGGACATGGACACCAAGCTGGCCGCCGCGCCGCTGGGCAATACCGGCAAGGTACTCATGCTGGGCCGCCCGGGCGGTCCCGATTTCCGCCCCTCCGAGGTGGCGCGCCTGGGTTATCTGGCGGGGATAGTCGCCACCGTCCTGGGCTGA
- a CDS encoding GNAT family N-acetyltransferase gives MSDVRIRDAEPGDYAAIGALTVDVYVGEGYVMPESPYVAELADTLTRAEAAEILVAVQDDTVIGSLTMARPGTPFADIARPGELEFRMLATAKQARGSGVGTALVRYVIEAARTEGCAAVVLTTMPDMVDARRMYERLGFTPVPERGWKTMAGLPLTVMRLPLS, from the coding sequence ATGAGTGATGTGCGGATTCGGGATGCCGAGCCCGGCGATTACGCGGCGATCGGCGCATTGACGGTCGACGTGTACGTGGGTGAGGGCTATGTGATGCCCGAAAGCCCCTATGTGGCAGAGCTTGCCGATACCCTTACCCGCGCCGAGGCGGCCGAGATTCTGGTGGCCGTGCAGGACGATACGGTCATCGGCTCGCTGACCATGGCGCGGCCGGGGACGCCGTTCGCCGACATCGCCCGGCCGGGTGAGCTGGAGTTCCGCATGCTGGCCACGGCCAAGCAGGCCCGCGGGTCCGGCGTCGGTACGGCACTGGTGCGCTATGTCATCGAGGCCGCGCGCACCGAAGGCTGTGCGGCCGTGGTGCTCACCACCATGCCCGATATGGTCGACGCCCGGCGCATGTACGAGCGCCTGGGCTTCACCCCAGTGCCCGAACGCGGCTGGAAGACCATGGCTGGCCTGCCGCTGACCGTCATGCGGCTGCCGCTCAGCTGA